One window of the Rosa rugosa chromosome 3, drRosRugo1.1, whole genome shotgun sequence genome contains the following:
- the LOC133735739 gene encoding chaperone protein dnaJ 10-like isoform X2 translates to MRHTRSDRKELYFSIGNYGSQICYSVITLATEVHPDKNHGDPKAAEDFIALGEAYQVLIDPEKRGWYNKHGKLCIPQDFWLHSYCVYGMVYGSECFKDYIGEFASTTFLSCLEMEEEAEDPEVRKKRAWEKTQKLLEERHENLTKIMIDRIQPYVDGHIDEFEKLVDSEARRLSTAAFGECLLHTLGIAYMTKAANELKGKEECGRTKWIKVNGPKGFEMRSQIHAAKESERTVGRLDRTNQSQHDKEEDLRLHIFSYLNNWRIDNAWSTNVVDIDTISSYICKAILKDSTVSKDVLRLRAEALAKLGKIFKGANPPYRREYNICLEDGQQNENEDSDYSD, encoded by the exons ATGCGGCATACTAGAAGTGACCGGAAGGAGCTTTATTTTTCAATCGGCAATTACGGATCACAGATCTGCTATTCTGTTATAACATTG GCAACAGAAGTTCACCCTGATAAAAATCATGGAGATCCAAAGGCTGCCGAAGATTTCATA GCACTTGGTGAAGCTTATCAGGTCTTAATTGATCCTGAGAAGCGTGGATGGTATAACAAGCATGGAAAGCTATGCATACCACA GGACTTCTGGTTACACAGTTACTGTGTGTACGGGATGGTTTATGGGAGTGAATGCTTTAAAGATTACATTGGCGAATTTGCTTCGACTACTTTCTTATCATGtcttgaaatggaagaagaggCAGAGGATCCTGAAGTCCGAAAGAAGAGAGCTTGGGAGAAGACACAG AAATTGCTGGAGGAAAGGCATGAAAATCTCACTAAGATTATGATAGATCGCATTCAACCATATGTTGATGGTCATATAGATGAGTTTGAAAAATTAGTAGATTCAGAAGCCCGGCGCCTATCAACAGCTG CCTTTGGAGAGTGTCTTCTACATACACTTGGTATTGCATACATGACTAAAGCTGCAAATGAACTGAAAGGAAAGGAGGAATGCGGGAGAACAAAGTGGATCAAAGTAAATGGTCCCAAAGGATTCGAGATGAGGTCGCAAATACATGCAGCCAAAG AGTCTGAACGGACAGTGGGACGACTAGATCGTACAAACCAATCTCAACATGACAAGGAAGAAGATTTACGGCTACACATTTTTAGTTATCTAAACAACTGGAGGATTGATAATGCATGGAGTACTAATGTAGTCGATATTGATACAATTTCGTCATATATTTGCAAAGCA ATACTTAAAGACTCCACTGTATCTAAAGATGTTCTGAGGCTTCGGGCAGAAGCATTGGCTAAGTTGGGAAAAATCTTCAAA GGTGCGAATCCTCCTTACCGTAGAGAGTACAATATCTGCCTTGAAGATGGACAGCAGAATGAAAATGAGGACTCTGATTACTCAGATTAA
- the LOC133735739 gene encoding chaperone protein dnaJ 10-like isoform X1 yields the protein MVRDSAFYDILDINVDASDIQIKKAYYQKATEVHPDKNHGDPKAAEDFIALGEAYQVLIDPEKRGWYNKHGKLCIPQDFWLHSYCVYGMVYGSECFKDYIGEFASTTFLSCLEMEEEAEDPEVRKKRAWEKTQKLLEERHENLTKIMIDRIQPYVDGHIDEFEKLVDSEARRLSTAAFGECLLHTLGIAYMTKAANELKGKEECGRTKWIKVNGPKGFEMRSQIHAAKESERTVGRLDRTNQSQHDKEEDLRLHIFSYLNNWRIDNAWSTNVVDIDTISSYICKAILKDSTVSKDVLRLRAEALAKLGKIFKGANPPYRREYNICLEDGQQNENEDSDYSD from the exons ATGGTGAGGGATAGTGCCTTTTATGATATATTGGATATCAATGTTGACGCCTCTGATATTCAGATAAAAAAGGCTTATTATCAGAAG GCAACAGAAGTTCACCCTGATAAAAATCATGGAGATCCAAAGGCTGCCGAAGATTTCATA GCACTTGGTGAAGCTTATCAGGTCTTAATTGATCCTGAGAAGCGTGGATGGTATAACAAGCATGGAAAGCTATGCATACCACA GGACTTCTGGTTACACAGTTACTGTGTGTACGGGATGGTTTATGGGAGTGAATGCTTTAAAGATTACATTGGCGAATTTGCTTCGACTACTTTCTTATCATGtcttgaaatggaagaagaggCAGAGGATCCTGAAGTCCGAAAGAAGAGAGCTTGGGAGAAGACACAG AAATTGCTGGAGGAAAGGCATGAAAATCTCACTAAGATTATGATAGATCGCATTCAACCATATGTTGATGGTCATATAGATGAGTTTGAAAAATTAGTAGATTCAGAAGCCCGGCGCCTATCAACAGCTG CCTTTGGAGAGTGTCTTCTACATACACTTGGTATTGCATACATGACTAAAGCTGCAAATGAACTGAAAGGAAAGGAGGAATGCGGGAGAACAAAGTGGATCAAAGTAAATGGTCCCAAAGGATTCGAGATGAGGTCGCAAATACATGCAGCCAAAG AGTCTGAACGGACAGTGGGACGACTAGATCGTACAAACCAATCTCAACATGACAAGGAAGAAGATTTACGGCTACACATTTTTAGTTATCTAAACAACTGGAGGATTGATAATGCATGGAGTACTAATGTAGTCGATATTGATACAATTTCGTCATATATTTGCAAAGCA ATACTTAAAGACTCCACTGTATCTAAAGATGTTCTGAGGCTTCGGGCAGAAGCATTGGCTAAGTTGGGAAAAATCTTCAAA GGTGCGAATCCTCCTTACCGTAGAGAGTACAATATCTGCCTTGAAGATGGACAGCAGAATGAAAATGAGGACTCTGATTACTCAGATTAA
- the LOC133740932 gene encoding uncharacterized protein LOC133740932, with protein sequence MIQKTLSTFPTSAIILANQYRLEYDNKRITIFNKLINLLQVAERHNEVLLNNNARPVGTKKIPEANYGKVKGGKNLNTNGVGRADPYPRGNNAPCGKGCGGRDMGRGGPPNVWHRDGGAGPSGHGNKVQRAPKNPSVKQDRVGNEPCYRCGVIGHWYKNCQASNIVAANYKRYRESKEQEAHYMEEGGHDPDINLTIADFNGNKELAQSTDAPYFD encoded by the coding sequence atgatccagaagactctttctacttttcctacttcagcaattatactagcgaaccagtataggctggagtatgacaacaaaagaatcacaatattcaataagctgatcaacctactgcaagtggctgagaggcataatgaggttcttttgaacaacaatgccagacctgttgggacaaagaaaattcccgaggctaattatggcaaagtgaaaggtggaaagaacctcAATACAAATGgggttggacgtgctgatccctacccacgtggcaacaatgcaccatgTGGCAAGGGATGTGGGGGTCGTGATATGGGtcgtggaggccctcccaatgtatggcacagagatggtggtgctggccctagtggtcatggaaacaaggtgcaaagggcacctaagaacccttcagtcaaacaggatagagttggtaatgaaccatgctataggtgtggagtcattggacattggtacaagaactgccaagcaagcaacatagtagcagccaattacaagaggtatagggagtctaaagaacaagaggctcactatatggaagaaggaggccatgacccagacatcaacctcacaattgcagactttaatggcaacaaggaacttgctcagtcaactGATGCCCCATattttgactga